A window of Sodalis praecaptivus genomic DNA:
GCCGTTTTTCAGCGCCTCAAAGCATTTCGACACCACATCGAACGGCACCAGCGTGGCGGAGGGATAGTGGGTCATCATGTAGTTCTGGCCCGTCGATCCGCTGAGCACGCAGGCTTTTTTATTCACCAGATCCTGCGGGCCGGTCAACCGTTGCGGGTTGCCTTTCTTCACCATCAGCACTTGCCCGCCCACCAAATAGGGGCCGGCTTGATTCACGACCTTGCGGCGTTTCTCGGTAATGGTATAGGTGGCGATAACCAGGTCGACACGATTTTGCTGTAAAAAAGGCTCACGGTTGGGGGCGGAGGTTTCAACCCAGGTGATTTTGTCCGGTGGAAAGCCCAGCTTGCCGGCGATAAGGGTGGCCAGATCGATATCGAATCCTTCGGGCTGGCCGGAGAGGTTACGCATACCGAACAGCGGCTGATCGTATTTCACGCCGATACGC
This region includes:
- a CDS encoding glutamate ABC transporter substrate-binding protein, whose amino-acid sequence is MTVRFFSLLLALCLTVAAAAQGAYAADFPAGSTMARLAKAPTLRIGVKYDQPLFGMRNLSGQPEGFDIDLATLIAGKLGFPPDKITWVETSAPNREPFLQQNRVDLVIATYTITEKRRKVVNQAGPYLVGGQVLMVKKGNPQRLTGPQDLVNKKACVLSGSTGQNYMMTHYPSATLVPFDVVSKCFEALKNGSVDAIVSPNHVLAGLVKADPDGVEMVGVPFLSEPIGVGMSRQAVDLCQFVLDVLRAADADGSYAAIYARHVKPWLGGEGKLPPLDPCPTTGA